One Bacteroidota bacterium genomic window, TAATGTAAAAATGTATGCCCTTTCAGATTACGGTTGCGAAGATTCGGTTTCAAAAACGGTTTATGTTTTTCCGCCAAAAGCAGATTTTGAGATTACAGATTCAGCACAATGTTCTCTCGGAAATAATTTTGAGTTTATCAATAAAACAAGCAATAATTTTGGAACAATCCAATACAGTTGGCTTTTTGGTGATGGGGACACCTCAAATGTTGCCGATACCGTTTATCACTCTTATCAAACATCCGATACTTTTTCAGTAACGCTAATAGCAACTTCAAATTTTGGCTGTTCAGATACTTTAACAAAACAGCTTGTTGTAAATCAAAAACCTAACATTATTGCTCAATCATACAACGATACTTTTTGTGTAGAAGACAGCATTTCTACTTATGTTTCAGCTATTGGTACACAACCATTTATTTATCAATGGAATAAAAACGGACAATTTCTTTTAGGAGAAACTGATAGTCTGCTTAATTTTTTATCAACTTCAAGAAATGATTCAGGTATTTATCAATGTGTAGTTTCAAATTTTTGCGGAGTAGATTCAGCTAATAATATCAAATTAACTGTTTATGATGGTCCAACAATAAATTTAATTCCTGATAAAAGTACAATTATCGTTGAGACTTATATATTGTGGCAAAAATGTTTTGGAGGTTCTTCAAATGACATTGGCTATAATTTAATTCAGACAAATGATGGGAATTACTTGTTTGTGGGAAACACTAAATCAAATAATTATGATGTGTCAGGCAACCATGGTAGTCAAGATTATTGGGTTTGTAAACTAAGTGATGATAAAAATATTTTATGGCAAAAATGTTATGGAGGAACAAATTACGATAAAGGATTTGACATTCATGAATTAAGTAATAATAAATATTTTATTAGCGGTTTTTCTGCATCTACCAATGGAGATGTGAGCGGTAATAACGGAAGCTCAGATTTTTGGAATGTAATGATTGACGATGTCGGAGCTATCAATAATCAAAATTGTATTGGAGGAAGTTCATCTGAAAAAGCTATTTGTTCAGGCAAAATAAATGAGTATTCATTTGTTGTTGGTGGAGCTACAAATTCAACAAGTGGAAATTATTCAACTAATCATGGTGGTAGTGATATTTTAATTATTAAAACAGATAGATCCGGAAATATAGCTTGGCAAAAATGTATTGGAGGTTCAAAAAATGATAATTGTTATGGCATTGCTGTAGAAGGGAAATATATATATGCGGTAGGAAGTTCTAATTCTTCGGATGGTAATATAACTAAAAGCTACGGCAATATGGATATTATTGTAACAAAATTAGATACAAATGGAAATTTGATTTGGGCAAAAAATTATGGTGGGGATTTAAATGATGAAGGATTTGATATTTGCATAGTAAATGGGGGGATTACTTTTACAGGATATACTTCTTCAAATAAATATTTTATAAAGAAACCAAAAGGACAAGTTGATGTTTTTATAATTAAAATTGACCAAGGTGGCAACATTTTATGGAAAAACCGCTACGGAGGAAGAAATGTGGAAATAGGGTTTTCAATAAACAAAACAATGGATAACGGGATTCTTGTTTCCGGTTATTCAAATTCAAAAGACAAAGACATAAAAGATAACAATGGATTTGATGATAGCTGGGTGTTTAAAGTTGATAAAAACGGCAAGTTAATATGGGAAAAAAACTTAGGAGGAACATCAGGTGAAACATCTTATGAAGCTATTCAGCTAAATATCAATGAATATTTAGTTTTATCTAATACCTCTTCTTTTAATATTGATGTAAGCGGCAACCACGGTAATTTGGATGTTTGGTTAGTAAAATTAAAAGAAAAGTATAAAGTTGAAATTTGCGAACACGACAGCTTAATTTTAACAGTTAAAGCTTCAGGAGTAAAACCAATTTTTTATCAGTGGTTCAAAGATGACAATCCAATCAATGGTGCTACATCAACAAAACTTATTATCCCTAATACTGTTTTAAGCGATAGCGGAAATTACTATTGTATTGCAAGTAATATGTGCATACCTGATACTTTGGATAAAGTACATGTTACTATTCATACGGTTCCTATAGCTAATTTCATAATCAACGATTCCACTCAATGCTTAAATACAAA contains:
- a CDS encoding PKD domain-containing protein: SWDSANIVNSKKIVNDNGPGNYFSWGIQIGIDRKIYVTNTYYIDCIEFPNNVDTFCGYKDSAIYLLGNQSLLNFPDFLQSYFFKPDFEAIGTCFSDTTQFYLQDSSQVDSLFWIFDDSISGANNYSTSWAPQHYFSDTGIYNVNMIVYHDTFADTSERKIRISPYPSANFSINDNAQCLASNYFVFSNSTSISSGLCSYEWHFGDSIKSYDTNTNHVYSYEDSFNVKMYALSDYGCEDSVSKTVYVFPPKADFEITDSAQCSLGNNFEFINKTSNNFGTIQYSWLFGDGDTSNVADTVYHSYQTSDTFSVTLIATSNFGCSDTLTKQLVVNQKPNIIAQSYNDTFCVEDSISTYVSAIGTQPFIYQWNKNGQFLLGETDSLLNFLSTSRNDSGIYQCVVSNFCGVDSANNIKLTVYDGPTINLIPDKSTIIVETYILWQKCFGGSSNDIGYNLIQTNDGNYLFVGNTKSNNYDVSGNHGSQDYWVCKLSDDKNILWQKCYGGTNYDKGFDIHELSNNKYFISGFSASTNGDVSGNNGSSDFWNVMIDDVGAINNQNCIGGSSSEKAICSGKINEYSFVVGGATNSTSGNYSTNHGGSDILIIKTDRSGNIAWQKCIGGSKNDNCYGIAVEGKYIYAVGSSNSSDGNITKSYGNMDIIVTKLDTNGNLIWAKNYGGDLNDEGFDICIVNGGITFTGYTSSNKYFIKKPKGQVDVFIIKIDQGGNILWKNRYGGRNVEIGFSINKTMDNGILVSGYSNSKDKDIKDNNGFDDSWVFKVDKNGKLIWEKNLGGTSGETSYEAIQLNINEYLVLSNTSSFNIDVSGNHGNLDVWLVKLKEKYKVEICEHDSLILTVKASGVKPIFYQWFKDDNPINGATSTKLIIPNTVLSDSGNYYCIASNMCIPDTLDKVHVTIHTVPIANFIINDSTQCLNTNKFDFTNLTTFGNSSDLNYHWNFGNGSSSTDSNGHKKYSTFDTFDVQLISTSSYGCADTTVKKVYVFESPKADFSVNDSSQCFNENSFQFTNLTAFQNLLGLNYSWDFGNDSSSTDSNGQMTYLDFDTFSVQLVSTSNLGCADTVTKSIFVNPNPKTDFSVNNSVQCLNENSFEFFNLTAFQNLLGLNYNWDFGNGSTSTDSNEQLKYSSFDTFDVKLVATSTIGCKDSITKSVIVNPS